ACGGCGTCCAAAATGCTAGAGCTTGTCGTGGCAAACACTAACAGAGCGGGGCAATTAGGCTGGCGCATTGGCAAGGTGTCCACTATGGAGACCAAAACCGTTGATTTCAGTGATTACAATTGCCTTGCAGCTCTTACCCGCATTGCCGAAGAATTTGATATTGAACTTTGGATTGGTGCCGATAAAAGCATTCATTTAGAGAACCGCACGCAGTCTTCTGGGTACAGGCTGGAGTACGGCAAGTCCAAAGGCATAAAAAGCATTAGCCGCAACCCTTACACCGAGGCTAATTTAGTAACACGCTTGTATGCGCAAGGCGGGGCTAAAAATTTGCCGGCTAATTACCGAAGTGGGCAAAAAAGACTTAGAATGCCCGTGCCTTATTTGGAGAAAAATACCGCATTCTATGGTGTGGTGGAGCATTTGCAGAACTTTGATGAGATTTACCCTAAGCGTGTGGGTAAAGTAACCAAAGTTTTTGACAATGAACCCCGCATGTTTGCCGACGAAACGCTTGATTTTGACTTGAACGAATACAACCAATACGGCTCGAAATACTTGATAGCTGGCACTTCGGCTAAGGTAATATTTCAAACTGGAGACTTGGCGGGCTATATTTTAGAAGTGCAAAAAGGTGGATTTAACAGTAAAACCAAAGCCTTTACCTTACTGAAAAATAAAGAGGAAAAAGCCTTTGAAATTCCAAGCGCGCAATTTAAGCCACGCGTGGGCGATAAATACATTTTAGTAGATATTATGATGCCGGAGGCTTATGTATTAGCGGCTGAAAGAGAACTGCAAGCAGCGGCACAAAAGTATTTGGACAAAAACAGCAAGCAAAGATTTGTTTATGGTATCGTGCCAGATCCGCTGTATTTAAAGAAAATCAATTTTAGTTTAAAGCTAGGGAATACCATTCGTTTCAAGGATGCGGATTTTGGGCTTGATGCGGATATTCGTGTGGTAAGCATTACGCGAGATATTAATAATCCGTATTTGACCACTTTTGAAATTGCCGAGCAAGCAACCATTACGCAGTTAGTGCGCAATTACATAGAAAAAGAAAAGCGAGATAATATCATCATTGCAGAGCAGCGAAAAAATGAGCAAAGAATTTCAGAAGCCTACGAAACTATGCAGGAAATTCAAAACAATACATTTGATGCTGACGGCTATTTCAAACCAGAGAAAATTAAGCCGTTAAGCATTGAAACAAAGATGCTATCCGTAGGTGCGCCCTTGCAGCAGTTTGATTTGTTCGATGTGATTATTTTCCAATCCTCCGCCAATGAGGTGAAAAACACCGCTGGAACTTTGATACATTACACCATTGCCGACAGCCCAAAAACTTGGAATATTGCGCAAGGAAGCCACACGCTCAAAGCCAACGAGGCTAGCTATATATATGCCAAATGTGAGCGCAATGGCAACCGCGGGACTATTCTATGCACAAGCAAGAAAATAGCCGCGCTTAGTGATGGGAATTATTACCACTTTGAACTAGGTTATATTTCCACGCTGAAAGATAAAGAGGTTAGAAAAATTAAATTGATTTCTGGATTTACGGCTATCAATGGCGGAGAAATAACCACAGGACGAATTACCTCTCAAGATGGCAATAACTGGATAGATATTAAAGAGGACGAAATAGAAATAAACGCCAAAGTGCAATTTGCCTCAGATAGCCCAGCGCTTAGCCAGCTCAAAAACTATGTAGACCAATCATTGACAAATATAAGCATAGCCAAGGGGAATATTGATAAGTCCATTTTGGACGGAGTTATTGCCGAGGCCGATGCCAAGGCAATAGAAATGATGCTGGAAAATTTAAAAAGTGAGTTTACCGGAATTAATCAGCAGGCAGTGAAGATTTTGGAGAAAGTAAGCGATGCAGAAATTCTTAATGCTAAAAATGCCTACGAGCATAGCTTTAATGAGTTAAGTAGTCTCATCTCCTCTGCCATTGCAGATAAGGGTGTAAGCGATGCCGAACGCCAAAGAATTAAAGAGAAATTTGAGGACTATCGGACTAAAATTACCGACTTAACCAGTTCAATCGAAAAGCTAAACTGGAATGCCAGAGAACGCACAGAAATTGCTTACTCACGCACAGAGCGTTTGCAAAAAGTAACAGACTTTTTAAGCACTA
This Ornithobacterium rhinotracheale DNA region includes the following protein-coding sequences:
- a CDS encoding phage tail protein; protein product: MKYKIYRNNDVVATVRANGSLTEKIFGEETLTMDFTLNHFILFKIGDRVSVYDKNYYIVEEPSVEKISTRQYRYNLTFNGVKYRLGEIKYFFYDHENQLTVSEFSITGTASKMLELVVANTNRAGQLGWRIGKVSTMETKTVDFSDYNCLAALTRIAEEFDIELWIGADKSIHLENRTQSSGYRLEYGKSKGIKSISRNPYTEANLVTRLYAQGGAKNLPANYRSGQKRLRMPVPYLEKNTAFYGVVEHLQNFDEIYPKRVGKVTKVFDNEPRMFADETLDFDLNEYNQYGSKYLIAGTSAKVIFQTGDLAGYILEVQKGGFNSKTKAFTLLKNKEEKAFEIPSAQFKPRVGDKYILVDIMMPEAYVLAAERELQAAAQKYLDKNSKQRFVYGIVPDPLYLKKINFSLKLGNTIRFKDADFGLDADIRVVSITRDINNPYLTTFEIAEQATITQLVRNYIEKEKRDNIIIAEQRKNEQRISEAYETMQEIQNNTFDADGYFKPEKIKPLSIETKMLSVGAPLQQFDLFDVIIFQSSANEVKNTAGTLIHYTIADSPKTWNIAQGSHTLKANEASYIYAKCERNGNRGTILCTSKKIAALSDGNYYHFELGYISTLKDKEVRKIKLISGFTAINGGEITTGRITSQDGNNWIDIKEDEIEINAKVQFASDSPALSQLKNYVDQSLTNISIAKGNIDKSILDGVIAEADAKAIEMMLENLKSEFTGINQQAVKILEKVSDAEILNAKNAYEHSFNELSSLISSAIADKGVSDAERQRIKEKFEDYRTKITDLTSSIEKLNWNARERTEIAYSRTERLQKVTDFLSTTIDGDVISTGVLQVGGLDASGESKSNAGISGTTEKGEGNDVRFWAGSTAENKDNAPFRVLENGSLFSTAGEVGGFRIDESSLGSYGTGNEFSYIENRGTQIMNASAEAGWRAIQINKRDLPYEDVGLVVRTMRLREGRRLVALRLDAANISGIKNSENIALDITSGLTKINDRLYQKGQKVLFSTGYIGRAYDNVVKDNYRQTHDFVFNQVNGNITITLPSTSDIKRNVAVDSYNELVSFELNFLVTKRATGRITIQGAPDAQMLNSDGGIIYGGNGYLYLTRGDSVKVRYADGDYYLIQERR